One part of the Parabacteroides distasonis ATCC 8503 genome encodes these proteins:
- a CDS encoding TonB-dependent receptor domain-containing protein — MKLILLIILIIFGFQSSAWGQAPTLSIEAKQEPIQEIMKKIEHQTGMTFSYDPSILKGISRITFKSDNQSISECLTRLFQKLPLSYQINGTHIILKKLPRSVTISGFVRDKATTEYLIGASVYDSRTQRGTATNNHGFFSLTLPVGVVRLETSYIGYGRFSHTFQPLERDTVMEILLESGEALAEVVVTGSNDTQNPIQAPQMGTIKITRKMIKTIPTLFGEADVIKALQTQPGVSAGTEGLAGMYVRGGNGDENLYMIDGIQLYQVNHLGGLFSAFNAEALKDVDFYKSAFPARYGGRLSSVVDVHTKDGNMKEYHGSAMLGLTSGNLNFEGPIIKDRTSFNASFRRSWLDALSAPGLAIYNKIQKKKGEKFSARYAFTDLNLKVNHHINDRSQAYVNFYFGQDFLKGGSSEFSVGDNITPFENKDFGKMRWGNIALSSGWSYVFNNKMFGTVTLAYSHYQSKLKQETSQYYGTEGDKDYSSRFIETSTRNGINDFGVHANFDYIPTLAHHIRYGTDYLYHRFSPEYIEEKTSENLSPTKRTTGDERLSANELAVFAEDDWAISPIVRANAGLRLNMYNIQKKTYVSLDPRLSVRFLLTRDLSLKASYARMNQYVHQISESYMSLPTDMWMPVSKKLKPLVSDQVSVGAYYNLHKNYSFSVEGYYKWMNHLLDYKDGYNFLPSFVGWEEKLAAGKGWAYGAEFIARKETGRITGWIGYGLMWSDRQFDEINNGKRFPAKYDNRHKLNIVANWKINEKLELTGSWTFMTGNRVTVAFENYEDLGLTPVPPLLPEGGLDYFTERNNVRLPAYHRLDLGINIYRPKKNGHLGIWNISVYNAYCQMNPITIHKRSWINYSHYFETLSLLPIIPSISYTYKF; from the coding sequence ATGAAGCTAATACTACTCATAATCTTGATTATCTTCGGCTTTCAATCAAGCGCTTGGGGACAGGCGCCGACTCTCAGTATCGAGGCTAAACAAGAACCGATCCAAGAAATCATGAAAAAAATAGAGCATCAAACAGGCATGACATTCTCCTACGATCCTTCTATTCTCAAAGGTATTTCCCGGATTACATTCAAATCTGATAACCAATCCATATCGGAATGCCTTACCCGGCTATTCCAAAAGCTCCCTCTGTCTTATCAGATAAACGGTACCCACATCATCTTGAAGAAACTCCCCCGCTCAGTAACCATCAGCGGATTCGTACGGGATAAAGCGACTACAGAATATCTAATCGGGGCCTCCGTTTATGACTCTCGCACACAAAGGGGCACAGCTACCAATAACCACGGTTTCTTCAGTCTAACCTTACCGGTCGGGGTAGTCCGTCTGGAGACTTCCTACATCGGATACGGACGTTTCTCACATACATTCCAACCGCTCGAACGGGATACCGTGATGGAAATTCTGCTGGAAAGCGGTGAGGCATTGGCCGAAGTTGTCGTTACCGGTAGTAATGACACACAAAACCCGATACAAGCCCCTCAGATGGGAACGATTAAAATAACCCGGAAGATGATCAAGACCATCCCGACCTTATTCGGTGAGGCTGATGTGATCAAAGCCCTGCAAACCCAACCCGGCGTATCAGCCGGAACGGAAGGATTAGCCGGGATGTATGTCCGTGGGGGGAATGGAGACGAGAACCTGTATATGATAGACGGAATCCAACTGTATCAGGTCAATCATCTCGGAGGACTTTTCTCCGCTTTCAACGCCGAGGCTTTGAAAGATGTGGATTTTTATAAATCCGCTTTCCCCGCCCGCTATGGGGGAAGGCTTTCCAGCGTAGTGGATGTGCATACTAAAGATGGCAATATGAAAGAGTACCATGGTAGCGCTATGCTAGGATTGACCTCCGGTAACTTAAATTTCGAAGGGCCGATCATTAAAGACCGGACTTCGTTCAACGCCTCCTTCCGTCGCTCTTGGCTGGATGCCTTATCCGCACCGGGTTTGGCGATCTACAATAAAATTCAGAAAAAGAAGGGGGAGAAATTCAGCGCACGCTATGCTTTTACCGATCTGAACCTAAAAGTGAACCACCATATCAATGACCGGAGCCAAGCTTACGTTAATTTCTATTTCGGACAGGATTTCCTAAAAGGAGGAAGTTCTGAGTTCTCCGTAGGTGATAATATAACCCCTTTCGAGAACAAGGACTTTGGAAAGATGCGCTGGGGTAACATCGCATTGTCTTCCGGCTGGTCGTATGTGTTTAACAACAAGATGTTCGGTACCGTCACCTTGGCTTATTCCCATTATCAATCCAAACTAAAACAAGAGACTTCACAATACTACGGAACCGAGGGTGACAAAGATTATTCTTCACGGTTTATCGAGACCTCAACCCGAAACGGTATCAATGATTTCGGAGTCCATGCGAACTTCGACTATATTCCTACCTTGGCACATCATATCCGTTATGGTACCGACTATCTTTACCATCGTTTCAGCCCGGAATATATCGAGGAAAAGACCTCCGAGAATTTGTCTCCGACCAAACGAACTACCGGAGACGAGCGCCTTTCAGCGAATGAGTTGGCTGTTTTCGCCGAAGATGACTGGGCGATATCTCCCATTGTCCGGGCTAACGCCGGATTACGCCTGAACATGTACAATATACAAAAGAAGACATATGTCTCCTTAGACCCTCGTTTATCCGTACGCTTCCTGCTCACGAGGGATCTAAGCCTTAAGGCCTCATACGCCCGGATGAATCAATACGTACATCAGATTAGCGAAAGTTATATGAGTCTCCCTACCGATATGTGGATGCCGGTCAGCAAGAAATTAAAACCATTGGTGAGTGATCAAGTATCCGTTGGCGCTTATTACAATCTGCACAAGAACTATTCCTTCTCGGTGGAAGGTTATTACAAATGGATGAATCACTTACTGGATTATAAAGATGGTTACAACTTCTTACCCTCGTTCGTCGGTTGGGAGGAGAAACTGGCCGCCGGTAAGGGGTGGGCCTATGGAGCGGAGTTTATCGCCCGGAAAGAGACGGGGCGTATAACAGGATGGATCGGATACGGACTAATGTGGAGCGACCGGCAGTTCGACGAGATTAATAATGGCAAACGTTTCCCCGCGAAATACGATAACCGCCATAAGCTGAATATCGTCGCAAACTGGAAGATCAACGAGAAATTGGAACTAACAGGAAGCTGGACTTTCATGACCGGAAACCGGGTTACGGTGGCATTCGAGAATTACGAGGATTTGGGCCTCACTCCTGTCCCTCCGCTCTTACCGGAAGGAGGCTTGGACTATTTCACGGAGCGTAATAACGTACGTCTCCCCGCTTACCACCGCTTAGATCTGGGGATTAATATTTATCGACCTAAAAAGAACGGCCATCTCGGTATCTGGAATATCAGCGTATATAACGCTTATTGCCAGATGAACCCGATAACTATCCATAAGCGGTCTTGGATAAACTACAGCCATTATTTCGAGACGTTATCGCTCTTACCGATCATTCCGTCTATATCATATACTTATAAATTCTAA
- the rplS gene encoding 50S ribosomal protein L19 has product MDLIKIAEEAFATKKELPSFKSGDTITVAYRIKEGNKERIQQYRGVVIRISGHGDKKRFTVRKMSENVGVERIFPIESPFIESITVNKVGKVRRAKLYYLRALTGKKARIKEKRV; this is encoded by the coding sequence ATGGATTTAATTAAGATTGCAGAAGAAGCGTTCGCTACGAAGAAGGAACTTCCTTCATTCAAGAGTGGTGATACGATCACGGTAGCTTACCGTATCAAAGAGGGTAACAAAGAGCGTATCCAGCAGTATCGCGGTGTTGTTATCCGTATCTCCGGTCACGGCGACAAAAAACGTTTCACAGTTCGTAAGATGTCTGAGAACGTAGGTGTAGAGAGAATTTTCCCGATCGAATCTCCGTTTATCGAAAGCATCACGGTTAACAAAGTCGGTAAAGTACGTCGTGCTAAATTGTACTACTTGCGTGCCCTTACCGGTAAGAAAGCAAGAATCAAAGAAAAGAGAGTCTAA
- a CDS encoding sensor histidine kinase, producing the protein MLQLKRNDLLIGFTISVLLSIFVNFALLMRKYEFETGNPSMGIQPPDRTMYYLLIWFFVFSFILFIVNSLMYKFGDKLFRRKEYKRVLVVCVTCISIAYGMFHLSPVLYTAIVVEWLGEDGPQPATRDIMIRINRDRMATQTIRPAEHRDIPVPPNPFTVPNSFMTEHLFVFLTVMLSSILIRLLGSKQQMKLEYEQLKTEKLQNSYNALMGQINPHFFFNSLNGLNALIQSGEKQQTLAYLDELSNVFRYILQSNKKELVTLAEELQFVKAYTYLLSVRYEGKLFFSIQADTPYLLWYLPILSVLPLIENAVKHNVISKQYPLQIDIYTTHEDKLIISNKIHPKSEDSKGSGIGLKNLWGRYRMLTGKDIQISNRKEYFKVTLPLLNKPIHS; encoded by the coding sequence ATGTTACAATTAAAAAGAAATGACTTATTGATCGGCTTCACGATATCCGTCTTGCTTAGTATTTTCGTGAACTTCGCCCTTCTGATGCGTAAATATGAGTTCGAGACCGGAAACCCGAGCATGGGTATCCAGCCTCCGGATCGCACCATGTATTATTTGCTAATCTGGTTCTTCGTGTTCTCCTTCATCTTATTTATTGTCAACAGCTTGATGTATAAGTTCGGGGACAAGCTTTTCCGCAGGAAAGAGTATAAAAGGGTATTGGTGGTTTGCGTAACTTGTATCAGCATCGCCTACGGCATGTTTCATCTGTCGCCGGTTTTGTACACGGCCATTGTTGTAGAATGGCTGGGAGAAGACGGACCTCAGCCAGCTACCCGGGATATCATGATCCGCATCAACCGGGACAGGATGGCTACGCAAACCATCAGGCCTGCCGAGCATCGGGACATACCGGTACCGCCCAATCCTTTCACGGTCCCTAACTCTTTCATGACGGAGCATCTTTTCGTCTTCCTCACGGTCATGCTAAGCTCCATACTGATCCGGCTGCTGGGCAGCAAGCAGCAAATGAAACTGGAATATGAGCAATTGAAGACCGAGAAGCTACAGAATTCCTATAACGCCTTGATGGGACAAATCAACCCGCATTTCTTCTTCAACTCCTTAAATGGATTGAACGCCTTGATACAGAGCGGAGAGAAACAACAGACGCTGGCTTATCTGGATGAGCTATCCAACGTCTTCCGGTATATCTTGCAAAGCAACAAGAAAGAGCTGGTTACGCTAGCGGAAGAACTTCAATTCGTAAAGGCGTACACCTATCTGCTAAGCGTGCGCTACGAGGGAAAGCTATTCTTCTCCATCCAAGCGGATACCCCTTACTTGCTTTGGTATCTGCCGATATTGAGCGTACTCCCCCTGATCGAGAACGCCGTAAAGCACAACGTTATCAGCAAGCAATACCCACTACAGATCGATATCTATACCACCCATGAGGACAAACTAATCATATCCAATAAAATACATCCTAAGTCGGAAGATAGCAAAGGCAGCGGTATCGGATTGAAGAACCTATGGGGGCGCTACCGGATGCTTACCGGAAAGGACATCCAGATCTCCAACCGCAAGGAATATTTCAAGGTCACGCTTCCTTTACTTAATAAACCCATTCACTCATGA
- a CDS encoding outer membrane beta-barrel protein translates to MRRQVLFVGLICVAFLVNAQEEKTIDLDEVTIQASSIIRKKDRQLIFPSKDQVQRSMDGLDLTRRMSLPRLWVDPNTKSISMANGNVQLRINGVLASSLEVAALSPEDIKRVEYHDNPGLRYGEGIDIVLDYITIKRTSGGNLGVDLSHQLNTFWMADYIYGKYNRGRSEFSLSSFANGHRYKEAWQDRTEIFHTPDGTFQRTQEGIPGRDYEMYWTTTANYNYTKDDDYFLNAKLNFYYYDYPHNYSSALLRNSESKMTTDLIDNNKSLNTRPSLDLYYFRKLPRKQSLAVNVVGTYSNTDSRHTYREELESIPLTDIYTKVDGKRYSVIGEGIYEKELETGRISAGLKHTQAYTDNVYSGSGDYTTHMTESESYMYAQYVGTWKKLVYNVGLGASRNYLSQENSGSYNRWYFRPQVTLTYTINEVLSARYRYTLRNVNPSLSELSNVEQWIDSLQVRRGNPGLSPFLYHNNAVEFHVNTAKVKAGFTFSYQYQPRMVMEETLYDVSRGLFIRTYDNQRSFHRFTPELYLNYSPFSDYLRMNISGGLNHFQSNGNSYSHTYTDPFYVISLNSDVKNFNFNLLIYKRSYSFSGETSREADRFNRLGIGYRIGKVQLSASFSTQFTSSARYRSKNHSAIAPYVTDQRFGDIYPGFEIGFSYHLDFGRKYKSVDRKLYNSDNESGILNSRK, encoded by the coding sequence ATGAGAAGACAAGTATTATTTGTGGGATTGATTTGCGTTGCCTTTTTGGTAAACGCGCAAGAGGAGAAAACGATCGATTTGGATGAGGTTACCATTCAAGCCTCTTCGATTATAAGGAAGAAAGACCGTCAACTTATATTCCCCTCTAAAGACCAAGTGCAGCGCTCGATGGATGGCTTGGATTTGACAAGGCGGATGTCTTTACCTCGTCTATGGGTAGATCCGAATACGAAAAGTATCTCTATGGCGAATGGAAACGTTCAGTTGCGTATAAATGGCGTGTTGGCTTCTTCCTTAGAAGTCGCGGCCCTCTCGCCGGAGGATATCAAACGGGTGGAATATCACGATAACCCCGGCTTGCGATATGGGGAAGGAATCGATATCGTCTTGGATTATATAACGATCAAGCGGACTTCCGGAGGAAATCTCGGCGTGGATTTAAGCCATCAATTAAACACGTTTTGGATGGCAGATTATATATATGGTAAGTATAACCGAGGACGTTCGGAATTCTCTTTATCCAGCTTTGCGAACGGACACCGGTATAAAGAGGCATGGCAAGACCGGACGGAAATCTTTCATACCCCAGATGGTACCTTCCAGCGAACACAGGAAGGAATCCCCGGGAGGGATTATGAGATGTATTGGACTACGACGGCGAATTATAACTACACGAAGGATGATGATTATTTCTTGAACGCTAAGCTGAATTTTTATTATTATGACTATCCGCATAACTATAGCAGTGCCCTTTTAAGGAATAGCGAGAGCAAGATGACGACCGATCTTATCGATAATAATAAATCCTTGAATACCCGTCCCTCGCTCGACTTGTATTATTTCCGGAAATTACCACGTAAACAATCATTGGCTGTCAATGTCGTGGGAACTTATTCGAATACCGATAGCCGTCATACCTACCGGGAAGAACTGGAAAGTATTCCTTTGACAGATATTTATACGAAAGTAGATGGAAAGCGCTATTCGGTAATCGGAGAGGGTATCTACGAGAAAGAGCTAGAGACCGGTCGTATTTCCGCCGGTTTGAAACATACGCAGGCTTATACGGACAACGTATATTCCGGTTCCGGTGATTATACGACCCATATGACGGAATCTGAATCGTATATGTATGCGCAATACGTAGGAACTTGGAAGAAGTTGGTTTATAACGTAGGTTTGGGCGCCTCCCGTAATTATCTATCGCAAGAAAACTCGGGCTCTTATAATCGGTGGTATTTCCGCCCGCAGGTAACACTTACTTATACTATCAATGAGGTATTATCCGCTCGTTATCGGTATACCCTGCGCAATGTAAACCCATCCTTGTCTGAGTTGAGTAACGTGGAGCAATGGATTGATTCCTTACAGGTTCGTAGAGGTAATCCGGGTCTATCCCCTTTCTTATATCATAACAACGCTGTGGAATTTCATGTGAATACGGCAAAGGTCAAGGCCGGCTTTACTTTCTCTTACCAATACCAGCCCCGCATGGTCATGGAAGAGACCCTGTATGACGTTAGCCGGGGACTTTTTATCCGTACCTACGATAACCAACGGAGTTTCCATCGTTTTACGCCGGAACTGTATTTGAATTATTCACCCTTCAGCGATTATCTGCGCATGAATATCTCCGGAGGCTTGAACCATTTCCAATCGAATGGAAATAGCTATTCGCATACATACACGGATCCCTTCTATGTGATCTCTTTGAATAGCGATGTGAAGAACTTTAATTTTAACCTGTTGATTTATAAGAGAAGCTATAGTTTTTCGGGTGAGACCAGTCGTGAGGCCGATCGTTTTAATAGGTTGGGTATCGGTTATAGAATCGGGAAGGTTCAGTTAAGCGCTTCTTTCTCTACCCAATTTACCTCATCCGCCCGTTACCGGAGTAAGAACCATTCAGCGATCGCTCCCTATGTGACCGATCAGCGTTTTGGTGATATTTATCCGGGCTTCGAGATTGGATTCTCTTACCACTTAGATTTCGGTCGCAAATACAAATCCGTGGATCGTAAGTTATATAATTCAGATAATGAATCGGGTATATTGAATAGTCGGAAGTAA
- a CDS encoding LytR/AlgR family response regulator transcription factor, with translation MLKCITFDGDASTLNTLMGYFEKLDKALADVHQVLSKEQTERPIFVREGSKIIRLRREEILFLEGYGDYVKVHRINGKPLLTQVSLKRFEEFLDRNRFCRVHRSYIVSLSHINYIERKRIRIGEELIPISDSYLPALMNNLALQE, from the coding sequence ATGCTGAAATGTATCACTTTCGACGGAGACGCCTCGACCCTAAACACGCTCATGGGATATTTCGAGAAACTGGACAAGGCTTTGGCCGATGTCCACCAAGTGCTGAGCAAGGAGCAAACCGAACGCCCCATCTTCGTCCGGGAGGGCAGCAAGATCATTCGCCTTCGCCGGGAAGAGATCCTTTTCCTCGAGGGATACGGCGATTATGTAAAGGTACACCGTATCAATGGCAAGCCCCTGCTCACGCAAGTCAGCTTGAAGCGGTTCGAGGAGTTTCTGGACAGGAATCGTTTTTGCCGGGTACATCGTTCTTACATCGTATCCCTCTCCCACATTAATTATATCGAGCGCAAGCGGATACGTATCGGGGAGGAACTGATCCCTATCAGCGATTCGTACCTGCCCGCCTTGATGAATAATCTGGCTCTCCAAGAGTAA
- a CDS encoding DUF3791 domain-containing protein, with the protein MDKQIELSQTEIELAFASFCIEGTARKLGQPYQEVFARMKRVGMIENYILPNYDILHTESREHVIDNIDVTYFRLFNIPDSLSELYNLRSTDLYLRPKSKW; encoded by the coding sequence ATGGATAAACAAATCGAACTATCGCAAACAGAAATAGAGCTAGCGTTCGCTTCCTTTTGTATAGAAGGAACCGCACGCAAATTGGGGCAGCCTTATCAAGAGGTGTTCGCACGCATGAAACGGGTAGGAATGATAGAGAACTATATCCTACCCAATTATGATATATTGCATACTGAAAGCCGCGAACACGTAATCGACAATATAGATGTAACTTACTTCCGACTATTCAATATACCCGATTCATTATCTGAATTATATAACTTACGATCCACGGATTTGTATTTGCGACCGAAATCTAAGTGGTAA
- a CDS encoding helix-turn-helix transcriptional regulator, with amino-acid sequence MPEIRISVAMTKWFAYILLASVCLLLSCGGKSVREKFAEADRLVNENNLDSAAWLLEEQITLSALSDSDKAEYGRRLAWLHLLQGRSLVNDSLIDYSVDYYKEHASEPLLSAYFVKAIYMGDSRKGLEQRRALYREAIDSAYSRSDSTYLVRFYDRLTSLSFGEGLYRETIAESKEWEASPKAGFKEMAYYMAGLSYSRLRMRDSADYYLRLAADSALAKNIEWYAHHFARNYADFLYDFNPKASIRYLRLLKERYPEREILGSYVMPWINLGELDSARKYIEKNTLDLERSHSDDIASHALNYAYQFILGVKENKPVDISRLGQYCDSLYTVKSQTEKAERERLVDQNRLRRENLRLEMSRQRTFSILVIVSLLSILVAGGVSLYIRNRRNRLIDMEERLEALRQLLNESKQSVAEEEKPDSAFFRKVLLQQLGVIRLMATTPTQQNKELLQQMTRITNEDVPVDTLLVWDDLYPIIDAVYDNFHTHLVRLSDGRLLEKEIQLCCLLCAGFSTKEISVVTQQSVRTIYQRKTDIRHKLDMDEKEDIIGNISAQTANINFSL; translated from the coding sequence TTGCCGGAAATTAGGATCTCTGTCGCTATGACGAAATGGTTTGCCTACATATTGCTGGCCAGTGTCTGCCTGTTGCTTTCCTGTGGCGGTAAATCCGTACGGGAGAAATTTGCGGAAGCGGACCGGTTGGTAAACGAGAATAACTTAGATAGCGCCGCTTGGCTGCTGGAGGAGCAAATAACGCTTTCCGCTCTTTCGGATAGCGATAAGGCAGAGTATGGACGGAGGCTCGCTTGGCTTCATCTCTTGCAGGGGCGCAGCTTGGTGAACGACTCGCTCATCGACTACTCCGTGGATTATTATAAGGAGCATGCCTCGGAGCCTTTACTTTCCGCTTATTTCGTAAAGGCTATTTACATGGGTGATTCCCGGAAGGGGTTGGAACAAAGGCGTGCCTTGTACCGAGAGGCGATAGATTCCGCTTATTCCCGTTCGGATTCGACCTACCTTGTACGTTTTTATGACCGATTGACTTCCTTGAGTTTTGGTGAGGGGTTGTATCGGGAAACAATCGCAGAGTCGAAGGAATGGGAAGCCTCGCCAAAAGCTGGATTTAAGGAGATGGCCTATTATATGGCCGGGTTGAGTTATAGCCGCTTGCGAATGAGGGACTCGGCGGATTATTATCTTCGTTTGGCTGCGGACTCGGCCTTGGCTAAGAATATCGAATGGTATGCCCATCATTTTGCCCGTAATTATGCGGATTTCTTGTATGACTTTAATCCCAAGGCTTCTATCAGATATCTGCGTTTGCTGAAGGAACGTTATCCGGAACGAGAAATCTTGGGATCCTATGTTATGCCTTGGATCAATCTAGGGGAGCTGGATTCTGCCCGGAAGTATATCGAGAAGAATACGTTAGACTTGGAGCGTAGTCACAGCGATGATATAGCCTCGCATGCGCTTAATTATGCCTATCAATTTATATTGGGCGTAAAGGAAAATAAGCCGGTCGATATTTCCCGATTAGGGCAATATTGCGATTCTTTGTATACCGTGAAATCCCAAACGGAGAAGGCTGAGCGGGAACGATTAGTCGATCAAAATCGTTTACGCCGAGAAAATCTTCGCTTGGAAATGAGCCGGCAGCGTACGTTCTCTATCTTAGTGATCGTTTCCTTGCTTTCCATATTGGTAGCTGGTGGAGTTTCCTTATATATCCGTAACCGAAGGAACCGTTTGATTGATATGGAGGAGCGTTTGGAAGCCTTGCGTCAGCTCTTGAACGAGTCCAAGCAATCCGTAGCGGAGGAGGAGAAACCCGATAGTGCCTTTTTCCGTAAGGTCTTGTTGCAGCAATTGGGTGTTATCCGCTTGATGGCGACTACTCCCACGCAACAAAATAAGGAATTGCTCCAGCAAATGACTCGTATCACGAATGAGGATGTCCCGGTAGATACGCTTTTGGTATGGGATGACCTGTATCCGATTATCGATGCGGTCTATGATAATTTCCATACGCATCTGGTCCGATTGTCTGATGGGCGTTTGCTGGAAAAAGAGATCCAGCTTTGTTGCTTGCTATGCGCCGGCTTCTCTACCAAGGAAATCAGTGTGGTTACCCAGCAAAGCGTCCGTACGATCTATCAGCGCAAGACGGACATCCGCCATAAGCTGGATATGGATGAGAAAGAGGATATCATCGGCAATATAAGTGCTCAAACGGCAAATATAAACTTTTCTCTCTAA
- a CDS encoding DUF4249 domain-containing protein, protein MKPIFYLSILLSSLLLTSCYRKFDLEEYRTTPKMVINSAFSPDTVVMASISRTWFHSESKPDVTIRNAKVELYIDGIFKEEMPWKEYSYWKSSRWLGEDRGGWVTDTLYISNTVPQPGQTVKIVASTPEYGTASAEDKIPSKTEIKGLRIIPRKEATGNGGTLVDGDGNISYIEENDVLIYQITFQDTPGKSNYYSLQIWGDDDHLGVLLDFSVDPVFTQQQGILDEVFGSSMVNWRGRVFSDELFDGKEYTLQVKEQLRSDTKYYTKRHIRLYSLSEPYYQYLLSLQNIKNEGIMGGLTNVGLAEPVRIYSNVEGGTGIAGGCQWFESLVDIKDLIK, encoded by the coding sequence ATGAAACCTATATTCTATTTATCAATCTTATTATCCAGCCTGCTCCTAACCTCCTGCTACAGGAAGTTTGACCTAGAGGAATATCGTACTACACCGAAAATGGTGATCAACTCGGCCTTCTCGCCGGATACAGTCGTAATGGCCAGCATATCCCGCACATGGTTTCACTCAGAGAGCAAGCCGGACGTGACGATTCGAAACGCCAAGGTGGAATTATACATAGACGGGATCTTCAAGGAGGAGATGCCTTGGAAAGAATATTCCTATTGGAAATCTTCTCGTTGGCTCGGAGAGGATCGAGGTGGATGGGTAACAGATACGCTTTATATATCGAATACGGTTCCACAGCCCGGACAAACCGTAAAGATTGTAGCTTCCACCCCGGAATATGGAACAGCCTCGGCGGAAGATAAGATTCCTTCCAAGACCGAAATCAAAGGCCTGCGCATAATTCCCCGTAAAGAAGCTACCGGCAACGGCGGTACCCTTGTCGATGGAGATGGGAATATCTCCTACATAGAAGAAAACGATGTGCTTATCTATCAAATCACTTTCCAAGATACCCCGGGTAAATCAAATTACTATTCTCTACAGATATGGGGAGATGACGACCATCTTGGTGTCCTGTTGGACTTCTCTGTAGATCCCGTATTCACACAGCAACAAGGTATCTTGGATGAGGTTTTCGGCTCCTCGATGGTAAATTGGCGGGGACGGGTATTTTCCGACGAGCTGTTCGACGGGAAGGAATACACGTTGCAAGTAAAAGAACAACTTAGGTCCGATACTAAATATTATACCAAACGCCATATTCGTTTATATTCCCTGTCCGAACCCTATTACCAATATCTGCTATCTTTACAAAACATCAAGAATGAAGGTATCATGGGCGGACTTACGAATGTAGGTCTGGCCGAGCCTGTCCGAATCTACAGCAATGTGGAAGGAGGAACGGGAATCGCTGGTGGATGTCAATGGTTTGAATCCTTGGTAGACATAAAAGATTTAATCAAATAG
- a CDS encoding LytR/AlgR family response regulator transcription factor yields MKAVIIEDETTAVNSLKAILAQNTVTQIEVIAELESIEESVDFFRTSPHPDIIFMDIHLADGSAFKIFEQVEIDAPVVFTTAYDEYALQAFQVSSIDYLLKPVTLASLERALNKLRLFDTEERLAHIRQTNRTIQSRHTIKSLLIMLADKFYPLAVEEILYFYTANEKVTAYTSDGKQHPVDRTLDALGEQLDERLFFRANRQFIISRNAIKDIDLWFGSRLSVNLTLPVPERIIISKAKTPIFKKWILREEE; encoded by the coding sequence ATGAAAGCAGTTATTATAGAAGATGAGACTACCGCCGTTAATAGCCTAAAGGCGATCTTGGCGCAAAATACGGTTACTCAGATCGAAGTGATCGCCGAGTTGGAGAGTATCGAGGAGAGCGTGGATTTCTTCCGGACATCGCCTCATCCGGATATCATCTTCATGGATATCCATTTAGCGGACGGATCGGCGTTCAAGATATTCGAGCAGGTGGAGATAGATGCCCCAGTAGTCTTCACGACCGCCTACGATGAGTATGCGTTACAGGCTTTTCAAGTAAGCAGTATCGATTATCTACTGAAGCCTGTCACGCTGGCCTCGCTGGAAAGGGCCTTGAATAAATTACGGCTGTTCGATACCGAGGAAAGGCTGGCGCATATCCGGCAAACGAACCGTACGATCCAGAGTCGCCACACGATCAAGAGCCTGTTGATCATGCTGGCCGATAAATTCTATCCGTTGGCGGTTGAGGAGATCCTTTATTTCTATACGGCCAACGAGAAGGTTACCGCCTATACCTCCGACGGGAAGCAACATCCCGTAGACCGTACCCTCGACGCGTTGGGAGAGCAACTGGACGAGAGGCTTTTCTTCCGGGCCAACCGTCAATTCATCATTTCACGCAACGCCATCAAGGATATAGATCTTTGGTTCGGGAGCCGCCTGTCCGTCAACCTCACCTTGCCGGTTCCCGAACGTATCATCATCAGCAAGGCCAAGACCCCGATCTTCAAGAAATGGATTCTGAGGGAAGAGGAATAA